Sequence from the Methanobrevibacter arboriphilus genome:
CCATTTATGATATGCAAGATCTCTAGTTGAATAGAGTGATGTTCCATCAGACCTTCTAAGAACAAGTTCTTTTTCTATTCCAAAATCTTCAAGGTCTAAACATAAAACTTCATTTTCTTTTGTATGACCACTAGCTATTAATCCATTGACAACTTCATCAACATCTCCATTTCTAACAAATTGACCTTCCCAGACAAAATCATCATGAACAATGTTTAAACTATTTAAAGTTTGTTTCACTCCAATTAAACAATCATTCACAGCTTTTTCAAATACTTTATCGAGATCTTTGTTCAATCCTCCTTCATAAGCTTTAATAAGATTATCAACCTCTATTTTCTTATCTTCATTAACATTAATATATTCATTAACTTTAAAATAAAGCTGACCAATTTGATGATCAATTTTATTATCTAATTTAGTATTCAAGTTATTTAAACTATTGTTTAAGCTAGCCATTGATTTTCTATCATTTAAAGTATCATTATATTTTTTAGAAAGGTCTTCATCAATACTTAAACCTAATTTTTCCATTCCAAAAACAATCATAGCTATTTGACGGCCCATATCATTAACATAGTACTGAGTATCAACATCATATCCTGCTGTTTTAAGAAGCCTTTTTAAAGAATCACCAATAATAGCATTTCTAATATGACCTATGTGAAGAGGACCATTAGGGTTTGCCGAAGTATGCTCTAAAACAATCTTTTTATTGGTAGGTGGAAGCTTTCCATAATCATCTCCAACAGTTTCAAGTAGCCTTCTTGAAAATGTTTCATAATTAATAAAAAAGTTTATATAAGGGCCTTTAGCTTCTACTTTTTTAAAAAGATCTGAAATTTCAATATTTTCCATAATATTAGAAGTAATATCCATTGGAGACATTTTTAAATCTTTAGCTAATTGAAATGATACAGTAGTGGCTAAATCTCCCATTTTTGGGTTTGGTGGAAATTCAAGCTTAATATCTTCTGGAATTTGATAATTTAATTTTTTAAGAGTATTCTTTAAAGATTTTAATGCATTATTTTTAATTTCAAAGTACATATCTTCACCGTGTAAAATAATAATAAAAATAGAGTGTAAAATAATAAAATATATGATAATAAAATATAATGATAATAGAATATATAATTAATATTAAATTAATGTTATGATAAAAATTAGTAAGAATATCTATTAAATAAAGATCATCTTAAATAAAAAATATTTAAAGAAGTATTTAATAAGAGATATCTTAAATAAAAAGACTATTAATTAAATAATCTTAATCAGACCAATATAGTTAAAAACTATAGATAATTATTATAATAATCATTAAAAATTATAATAATCCTAAAATTTAATAATTAGAGAATTTAATAATCATTAGATTTAATAATTAACTATATAAAACAACAATTAAAGTAATAAATAATTGAGTTATAATTCTAATTATAAGACAACTAAATAATTACATAACCTAAATAATACTTAATACTAATTATTAG
This genomic interval carries:
- the argS gene encoding arginine--tRNA ligase, which gives rise to MYFEIKNNALKSLKNTLKKLNYQIPEDIKLEFPPNPKMGDLATTVSFQLAKDLKMSPMDITSNIMENIEISDLFKKVEAKGPYINFFINYETFSRRLLETVGDDYGKLPPTNKKIVLEHTSANPNGPLHIGHIRNAIIGDSLKRLLKTAGYDVDTQYYVNDMGRQIAMIVFGMEKLGLSIDEDLSKKYNDTLNDRKSMASLNNSLNNLNTKLDNKIDHQIGQLYFKVNEYINVNEDKKIEVDNLIKAYEGGLNKDLDKVFEKAVNDCLIGVKQTLNSLNIVHDDFVWEGQFVRNGDVDEVVNGLIASGHTKENEVLCLDLEDFGIEKELVLRRSDGTSLYSTRDLAYHKWKSEHGDTVLDILGSDHKLAIKQVSIALNLLNEKAPEVIFYEFITLPEGSMSTRRGIFISVDELVNEAISRAKIEVESRRTDIDKNEINKISKEIGIGAIRYFISRLSPEKHITFKWDEALSFERGCASIQYAHARACKLLEKCGHFNLEEEQLNIDFDKIEDKWVPNEIEMDLIRSIAKFPIVIEESANIMRVHPIAQYVQELAGAFNKFYKSEQVIGCEIESARLLLVDKARITIKNSLNLLGIASPIKM